In Drosophila yakuba strain Tai18E2 chromosome 2R, Prin_Dyak_Tai18E2_2.1, whole genome shotgun sequence, a single genomic region encodes these proteins:
- the LOC6529600 gene encoding protein male-specific lethal-1, protein MDKRFKWPLKQRANYSESPYHHNPSRGHQRHLHGHPNQTQHLHQHPGKSYARQQYGYGRGGHGGGNNNYRKPLPPPPPPLAELGGGAMAPPSTGGTVGAGADMVTLIVENNNLKRMIVLHLKLMQEQTDSLAAKDKDLDDQSAKMSVVMAQNMELKQAVAKLEAANEDLRKQLRRKNQRRTDNDDDDDDPSLPPAAPQQKLIRCHAETQTVFQEREQSTQTIDAQPQFANALSRAVNMEEIPAVCQHAGVVTNQSASKRSESKGRGEFNGKKVSTFILQRMNQDSEHHIQEQTELAEEHVLLAHKEQHSQEEDQLGAEEDHLQMQVVHTEEVVGGDIFHDALESIEMEVVTEELVDLEEHAHSVDANGHMDEDENEDEEDEDNSDKDDESEEDDDEEDDDQSLDSNTEVHARTEEELWQNQINSMELDPTEEKACAPSAHSTPNHQQKSSTQAEIRKEGNPNRITEKWLQLEPEQTVKKHLDPEAGEPDDVTTVKIAEEKRRQETVEIAGHALKTLIFLQEVALKKKEKEHESVPEPLEVPTTQKHQEDATDDHKAIRKQLDVPRLDPKPKDLPKEEQKMNEDGPLDVREEQQEDVNKMQKETVKKQPQDASKHLPKAIAPKVASVPNTSSKETTLPKANTADIKDAPAQKIISNHQSTKTQTEPIKTQRLQVKIRQYEMHSDIRTGSTAPADVRKHNNVDQVPAPELKSNKSMLVNDKKNTSETSRNLDEEMDDVETVKRKLAEHLKKELLSQSHQSQVTLKKIRERVATNLIYPPPSAPVSSTTITPAPTPSTTPTPGSTPQHAVTSSIDQDISAAKSKSKAAEQIATPLTPQSNSSVSSTTSTTRKTLNNCSPHTYSKATARSGKLQSRFRTATFPYSTRTWEDQEFHCDNEFFLEEADELLADNPSLEIPKWRDVPVPPSSVKTNTEPLSDATFERRHQKYVKDEVDRKCRDARYMKEQIRLEQLRMRRNQDEVLVALDPLRASTFYPLPEDIEAIQFVNEVTVQAFGENVVNMEARDDFGVPWVDAVEAPTSIARSKALAEPVATLASKKLPTTAAEARHQENHSSYVFPKRRKRQKNR, encoded by the exons ATGGACAAGCGATTCAAGTGGCCGCTCAAACAGCGGGCCAACTACTCGGAATCGCCGTATCACCACAATCCGTCGCGTGGCCATCAAAGGCATCTGCACGGCCATCCCAATCAGACGCAGCATCTGCATCAGCATCCCGGGAAGAGCTATGCGCGCCAGCAATATGGCTATGGCCGTGGAGGCCATGGCGGGGGCAATAATAACTACCGGAAGCCTTTgccgcctccgcctcctcctctAGCTGAGCTGGGGGGCGGAGCCATGGCTCCCCCTTCTACCGGCGGAACAGTGGGTGCCGGCGCCGATATGGTTACCCTCATCGTGGAGAATAACAACCTGAAGCGCATGATTGTGCTACACTTGAAGCTGATGCAGGAGCAGACGGACAGTCTGGCGGCCAAGGACAAAGATCTGGACGACCAAAGCGCCAAGATGAGCGTAGTGATGGCACAGAATATGGAATTAAAGCAGGCCGTTGCTAAGCTGGAGGCCGCCAACGAGGATCTACGCAAACAACTGCGGCGAAAGAACCAGCGAAGAACCGAcaatgacgacgacgacgatgatcCCTCACTGCCACCTGCTGCACCGCAGCAGAAGCTGATACGCTGCCATGCCGAGACGCAAACTGTTTTTCAGGAGCGGGAACAGAGCACACAAACGATAGATGCGCAGCCTCAATTTGCTAATGCTCTTTCCAGGGCCGTGAACATGGAGGAGATTCCGGCTGTGTGCCAGCACGCGGGAGTGGTTACGAATCAGTCAGCCAGCAAGCGCTCTGAGAGCAAAGGCCGCGGTGAATTCAACGGCAAAAAGGTGAGCACGTTTATCCTGCAGCGCATGAATCAGGATTCTGAGCACCACATTCAGGAGCAAACGGAATTAGCCGAGGAGCACGTGTTGCTAGCACATAAGGAGCAGCATTCGCAGGAAGAGGACCAACTGGGCGCTGAGGAAGATCATTTGCAAATGCAAGTGGTGCACACCGAAGAAGTCGTTGGAGGGGATATCTTTCATGATGCTTTGGaatcaattgaaatggaaGTGGTCACCGAGGAGCTGGTTGATTTGGAGGAGCATGCACATTCTGTGGATGCCAACGGCCATATGGATGAGGACGAAAACGAGGACGAAGAAGATGAGGACAATAGTGATAAAGACGATGAAAGTGAGGAGGACGATGATGAAGAGGACGATGATCAGTCGTTGGATAGCAATACGGAGGTACACGCTAGAACTGAGGAAGAGCTCTGGCAGAATCAG ATTAACTCTATGGAATTGGACCCGACGGAGGAGAAGGCCTGTGCGCCTTCGGCCCATTCAACACCCAATCATCAGCAGAAGTCTTCGACACAGGCAGAGATAAGGAAAGAGGGAAATCCGAATCGGATAACTGAAAAGTGGCTGCAGCTAGAGCCTGAGCAAACTGTTAAAAAACACTTGGATCCGGAAGCAGGGGAACCTGACGATGTCACCACCGTTAAAATCGCTGAGGAAAAAAGACGACAGGAGACAGTCGAGATAGCAGGACACGCATTAAAAACGCTGATTTTCCTCCAGGAGGTGGCTTTaaagaagaaggagaaggaacATGAATCAGTCCCCGAGCCTCTAGAAGTACCTACGACGCAGAAGCATCAGGAAGATGCCACCGATGATCACAAAGCAATAAGGAAGCAGCTGGATGTTCCCAGGTTGGACCCAAAACCCAAGGATCTGCCTAAAGAAGAACAGAAGATGAATGAAGATGGGCCGCTGGATGTTCGCGAGGAACAACAAGAGGATGTAAACAAGATGCAGAAAGAAACTGTGAAAAAGCAACCGCAGGATGCATCAAAGCACCTTCCGAAAGCGATAGCCCCAAAGGTAGCTTCTGTTCCGAATACATCCTCTAAAGAAACCACGTTGCCCAAGGCCAACACCGCTGACATAAAAGACGCCCCCGCTCAAAAAATTATATCCAACCATCAGTCCACAAAGACGCAAACGGAACCAATAAAAACGCAGCGTTTGCAGGTTAAGATCAGGCAGTATGAAATGCACTCTGACATCAGAACCGGCTCCACCGCCCCGGCTGATGTTCGAAAACACAATAACGTTGATCAGGTTCCGGCGCCCGAGCTGAAAAGCAATAAAAGTATGTTGGTcaatgataaaaaaaacacatcgGAAACGTCTCGGAACCTAGATGAAGAAATGGATGATGTGGAGACAGTTAAAAGAAAACTGGCGGAACATTTAAAAAAGGAGCTTCTAAGCCAGAGTCATCAGTCACAGGTTACGCTCAAGAAAATTAGAGAGAGAGTGGCCACAAATCTTATATACCCACCACCCAGTGCACCAGTATCCTCAACCACAATAACCCCAGCGCCCACGCCGTCAACGACACCAACGCCTGGCTCAACGCCACAGCATGCGGTTACATCCTCAATAGACCAGGATATATCTGCTGCAAAATCGAAATCCAAGGCAGCTGAACAGATAGCAACTCCTCTAACACCCCAATCTAATAGCAGCGTTAGCAGCACCACTTCGACTACCCGAAAAACGCTAAACAACTGTTCACCCCACACGTACAGCAAGGCAACGGCGAGATCGGGTAAACTCCAGTCCAGATTCCGCACTGCCACGTTTCCGTACAGCACGAGAACGTGGGAGGATCAGGAGTTCCACTGTGACAACGAGTTCTTCCTGGAGGAGGCCGACGAGCTGCTAGCGGATAACCCTAGTCTGGAGATACCCAAGTGGAGGGATGTCCCAGTGCCCCCTAGTTCGGTTAAAACTAACACAGAACCACTGAGCGATGCAACATTTGAGCGCCGGCACCAGAAATATGTAAAGGATGAGGTCGATCGAAAGTGCAGGGATGCACGTTATATGAAAGAGCAGATCCGGCTTGAACAGCTAAGGATGCGGCGGAACCAAGACGAGGTGTTGGTTGCGCTGGATCCTCTGCGCGCGTCCACTTTCTACCCGCTGCCCGAGGACATAGAGGCCATCCAATTTGTCAACGAGGTGACCGTTCAGGCATTTGGTGAAAACGTGGTCAACATGGAGGCGCGGGATGATTTCGGCGTCCCCTGGGTGGATGCAGTCGAAGCGCCAACCTCCATAGCCAGGTCCAAGGCATTGGCTGAGCCGGTGGCAACGTTGGCTAGCAAAAAGCTACCCACCACTGCTGCCGAGGCGAGGCATCAGGAAAACCACTCCTCCTACGTGTTTCCAAAGCGACGCAAGCGCCAAAAGAATCGTTAG
- the LOC6529601 gene encoding protein TIPIN homolog — translation MASLFGDDGVDDLFNDNLPTDPDQLPSDGEGEKLFADDEENGGEPGSQDAQTVEPKKRAVRNPRPRLTVETLQGPRGIQTLEDYFKDIKFKGKGYEKTDLDEVLRRLQHWGHRMYSTYTFDDVLNNIERLGKKKPLQVHMARYRLGQLEQMRAHEAEAMEEAQDEQQEGAGDEPFDEFDALLGEQIAMSRLAPRTPHQRKMSTTSGNSTLVTPSFSRSNAVMSTPYSAVNATVDRNGAPVVPAFDRNGAPLESMDISDYGQPLPPSQPPTPAAKKLSNEQMARIAENRRLAQERLKAKKQQENASTS, via the coding sequence ATGGCATCCCTCTTCGGAGATGACGGTGTGGATGACCTGTTTAATGACAACCTTCCGACGGACCCGGATCAGCTTCCCAGCGATGGCGAAGGCGAAAAACTATTTGCGGACGACGAAGAAAACGGCGGAGAGCCTGGCAGCCAGGATGCCCAGACAGTAGAGCCTAAGAAACGAGCTGTGCGAAATCCCCGACCCCGACTCACTGTGGAAACACTTCAAGGTCCTCGGGGCATCCAAACCCTCGAAGATTATTTTAAGGACATAAAGTTTAAGGGCAAGGGTTACGAGAAAACGGATCTCGACGAAGTGCTACGACGCCTGCAGCACTGGGGTCATAGGATGTATTCCACCTACACCTTTGACGATGTGCTTAACAATATCGAACGGCTGGGCAAGAAGAAACCTCTTCAAGTGCACATGGCGCGTTATCGCCTCGGTCAGCTGGAGCAGATGCGTGCTCACGAAGCGGAAGCCATGGAGGAGGCGCAAGATGAGCAACAGGAGGGTGCCGGCGATGAACCCTTTGATGAGTTCGACGCGCTGCTAGGTGAACAGATTGCCATGTCTAGATTGGCGCCTCGCACCCCACACCAGAGGAAAATGTCCACTACCTCTGGTAACAGTACGCTGGTTACCCCCTCATTCTCCCGCAGCAATGCTGTGATGTCCACGCCGTATTCAGCTGTGAATGCTACCGTCGATCGAAATGGAGCTCCTGTGGTTCCAGCCTTCGATCGGAACGGAGCTCCGTTGGAATCGATGGACATCAGTGACTACGGTCAGCCGCTGCCACCCTCACAGCCCCCCACACCGGCGGCTAAGAAATTATCCAACGAACAGATGGCCAGGATTGCGGAAAACCGCAGGTTGGCGCAGGAGCGCCTGAAGGCCAAGAAGCAACAGGAGAACGCAAGTACAAGTTAA
- the LOC6529602 gene encoding protein SERAC1: MSLEDLKTKLRRHPKLVGLGGVGLITAAGFLLYESPQVHRFLSQYVDKKSPEPDKRRAEYIYIKYHIYRESMRKLKQKEEDEKKWISVIINPIGKWWKAAKHSVAWRLLNIAQTGSQPERLKAVQQLICMDHLKDWDFRHLAQICDARTAVSLARCNADTRWFMPVPRRGCIKNPKMLLSELHVMLARLRPMACVDHFFSKYFPDQDPIEDIHEYLTQEQTIVLSTADTDLLKEIISFLHHITKDPEVSARLMRDGGLVHLMELRKIFNDDNETLSTLCKVLANMSLVPDAVEHFFTSGWVGALAEWQQCPDLRLQVISAKTMANLDYDDPNQCTYPPNVYPLHPRVRTRRKPKADIVFVHGLLGGVFITWRQRDRKPTELGLYGKNAFYTSETDDVFLVGEQKRLNGGKQKPEAVKNGNGNGNGSQKTETIKDPVLKASKKVEEQRLNISDAATKEFVETLRNEAELDSDWEVVHPDVPINANEECVGKFSVCGSEWRNQDTSEEYTNCWPMEWLPDDYPDSRILGIDYTSAVTEWSANFTKYCPCEKGQGHIDVRASTLLDRISASDVGNDRPIVWIGHSMGGLLTKLILLKSLDSQEPKVQQLAKNTKGIVFLGTPHRGSPIAKWKQHMQMILSPSIEVKEMEENSPKLLEMHRRFMGCLHTLLRHVKVVSVAEGSPTMLTSFKFPLRIVTEESSKIDFGDFYLLKDDHLSLSKPIYRQSFLYQRLLHVIREAVKERSDPKDQDGQSQSTPNEDVMLVNIVAALLKGAKGLFESLPRVALRFST, from the exons CGCCTCAGGTCCACCGGTTCCTCTCCCAGTATGTGGACAAGAAATCCCCGGAGCCGGACAAACGGCGCGCCGAGTACATCTACATCAAGTACCACATCTACCGCGAGTCCATGCGAAAGCTAaagcagaaggaggaggacgagAAGAAGTGGATCAGCGTGATCATTAACCCGATTGGAAAATGGTGGAAGGCGGCTAAGCACTCGGTGGCTTGGCGACTGCTCAATATCGCCCAAACTGGCAGCCAGCCAGAACGGCTTAAGGCGGTCCAGCAGCTTATCTGCATGGATCATTTGAAGGACTGGGATTTTCGGCATCTGGCCCAAATCTGTGATGCCCGCACGGCCGTCTCCTTGGCCCGTTGTAACGCCGACACACGCTGGTTCATGCCCGTCCCCCGGCGTGGGTGCATCAAGAATCCCAAGATGCTCCTCTCGGAGCTCCACGTAATGCTGGCCCGCCTTCGACCCATGGCTTGTGTTGACCACTTCTTCAGCAAATACTTTCCCGATCAGGATCCCATT GAGGACATTCACGAATACTTGACTCAGGAGCAGACAATAGTCCTTTCCACAGCCGACACGGATTTACTGAAAGAAATCATCTCTTTCCTGCACCACATCACAAAGGATCCCGAGGTCTCCGCCAGGCTTATGAGGGACGGAGGTCTCGTGCATCTTATGGAGCTCCGAAAGATATTTAACGACGACAACGAGACCTTATCGACTCTGTGCAAAGTGTTGGCAAATATGTCTCTGGTGCCCGATGCCGTGGAACACTTTTTTACGTCTGGTTGGGTGGGCGCCCTCGCGGAGTGGCAACAATGCCCCGATCTCCGCTTGCAGGTGATATCGGCTAAGACTATGGCCAATCTGGATTACGACGATCCGAACCAGTGCACATATCCGCCAAACGTCTATCCCCTGCATCCGCGAGTTCGCACCCGCAGGAAGCCCAAGGCGGACATTGTTTTCGTCCACGGATTGCTGGGAGGTGTTTTTATTACCTGGCGACAGCGAGATAGAAAGCCTACTGAGCTGGGTCTCTATGGAAAAAACGCCTTCTACACCAGCGAAACAGACGATGTATTTCTGGTGGGCGAGCAGAAGAGACTGAATggaggcaaacaaaaacccgAAGCCGTCaaaaatggcaatggaaatggcaatggcagccAGAAGACAGAAACAATCAAAG ATCCTGTCTTGAAAGCTAGCAAAAAAGTGGAAGAACAGCGTCTGAACATAAGCGATGCAGCCACCAAGGAGTTCGTGGAGACACTGAGAAACGAAGCCGAGTTGGACTCGGATTGGGAAGTCGTCCACCCTGATGTTCCAATAAATGCCAACGAGGAGTGCGTAGGAAAATTTAGTGTGTGCGGAAGTGAATGGCGGAACCAGGACACAAGTGAGGAGTACACCAACTGCTGGCCCATGGAATGGTTGCCAGATGATTATCCAGATTCCAGAATACTCGGTATAGATTACACATCAGCGGTCACAGAGTGGTCTGCCAATTTCACCAAGTACTGCCCGTGTGAGAAGGGCCAGGGTCACATCGATGTGCGAGCTAGCACATTGCTCGACAGGATCTCAGCGTCGGATGTGGGCAACGATCGTCCGATCGTGTGGATAGGACATTCCATGGGCGGCCTGCTGACCAAGTTAATACTGCTCAAATCCCTGGACTCCCAAGAGCCGAAGGTCCAACAGCTTGCCAAGAATACAAAGGGCATTGTATTTTTGGGAACCCCACACCGTGGTTCACCCATTGCCAAGTGGAAGCAGCACATGCAGATGATCCTTTCTCCTTCAATTGAGGTAAAGGAGATGGAGGAGAACTCGCCTAAGCTTCTGGAGATGCACCGCCGTTTTATGGGGTGCTTGCACACACTCCTGCGCCATGTAAAGGTCGTCAGTGTAGCTGAAGGATCCCCCACCATGCTGACCTCGTTCAAGTTCCCACTGCGCATTGTCACGGAAGAGTCCTCTAAGATAGATTTCGGCGATTTCTATCTGCTGAAGGATGATCACTTGAGTCTCTCCAAACCGATTTACAGGCAATCGTTTCTGTACCAGAGATTACTGCACGTAATTCGCGAAGCCGTCAAGGAAAGATCAGATCCTAAGGATCAAGACGGCCAGTCACAGAGCACTCCAAATGAAGATGTTATGCTTGTCAACATTGTGGCTGCTCTGCTGAAAGGAGCCAAGGGTCTCTTCGAATCGCTGCCCAGAGTAGCCCTTAGATTTAGCACTTAG